In one window of Opitutus sp. GAS368 DNA:
- a CDS encoding type II/IV secretion system protein codes for MSTALDDGILPPLLTRMIADRQLTPTDARAFLARQPAAASLTEEDTLRWLAQEYGLDYTALDELEPDKQVLALFPARLLLRDELLPLRRTAGRIEIATSRLFDTHGLDGLKNLTGLRLRPVLAPAATIRRELKERLGVGADTIDTLDEASGLQVVDDSGGTDDTNLDEAAEDASIIRFVNQVLKDAIDLRASDIHLEPFEDELRIRYRIDGVLQEIPVPAQVKRFQPAIGARVKILSHLNIAEKRLPQDGRIKVRIDGAEVDIRVSVIPMLHGEAVVMRLLRQNQTLLGAKELGMNAREFACLRRVLQLPHGIVLVTGPTGSGKTSTLYTALHEINDSERKIITIEDPIEYQLKGVNQIQVSEKSGLTFARGLRSILRHDPDVILIGEIRDQETAQIAVQASLTGHLVFSTLHTNDAAGAVTRLVDMGIEPYLVASSLEAVLAQRLVRLLCPQCKTADTRPETRAFRTRLALPQETVLYHAVGCPACRQTGYHGRRAIFEWMDIDSEIRQLILQQASTDLIRAAAARAGMTTLGEDGARLVREGVTTIEEVLGATTMPETPAPGPKPGATT; via the coding sequence ATGTCCACCGCTCTCGACGACGGGATCCTGCCGCCCTTGCTGACCCGGATGATTGCGGACCGGCAGCTCACGCCGACCGACGCCCGCGCCTTTCTCGCCCGGCAGCCCGCCGCGGCCAGCCTGACGGAGGAGGACACGCTGCGCTGGCTGGCGCAGGAATACGGCCTGGACTACACGGCCCTCGACGAACTCGAGCCGGACAAGCAGGTGCTCGCCCTTTTCCCCGCGCGGTTGTTGTTGCGCGATGAACTCCTGCCGCTGCGGCGCACGGCCGGCCGGATCGAGATCGCCACGAGCCGCCTCTTCGACACGCACGGCCTCGACGGCCTGAAGAATCTCACGGGGCTGCGCTTGCGCCCGGTGCTGGCCCCGGCCGCGACCATCCGCCGTGAACTGAAGGAACGCCTCGGCGTCGGCGCCGACACCATCGACACCCTCGACGAGGCCAGCGGCCTGCAGGTCGTGGACGACAGCGGCGGTACCGACGACACGAACCTCGACGAGGCGGCCGAGGACGCGTCGATCATCCGCTTCGTCAACCAGGTCCTGAAGGACGCGATCGACCTGCGCGCCTCGGACATCCACCTCGAGCCCTTCGAGGACGAACTGCGCATCCGCTACCGCATCGACGGCGTGCTCCAGGAGATTCCCGTGCCGGCGCAGGTGAAGCGCTTCCAGCCGGCGATCGGCGCCCGCGTGAAGATTCTCAGCCACCTCAACATCGCCGAGAAGCGCCTGCCGCAGGACGGCCGCATCAAGGTCCGCATCGACGGCGCCGAGGTGGACATCCGCGTCTCCGTGATCCCGATGCTCCACGGCGAGGCGGTGGTGATGCGCCTCCTCCGCCAGAACCAGACCCTGCTCGGGGCGAAGGAGCTGGGCATGAACGCCCGCGAGTTCGCCTGCCTCCGCCGCGTGCTCCAGCTGCCGCACGGCATCGTGCTCGTCACCGGCCCGACCGGCAGCGGCAAGACCTCGACCCTCTACACCGCGCTGCACGAGATCAACGATTCCGAGCGCAAGATCATCACCATCGAGGACCCGATCGAATACCAGCTCAAGGGCGTCAACCAGATCCAGGTGTCGGAAAAATCCGGCCTGACCTTCGCCCGCGGCCTGCGCTCGATCCTGCGCCACGACCCCGACGTCATCCTCATCGGCGAAATCCGCGACCAGGAGACGGCGCAGATCGCGGTGCAGGCCTCGCTCACCGGCCACCTGGTTTTCTCGACGCTGCACACCAACGATGCGGCCGGCGCCGTCACGCGCCTGGTGGACATGGGCATCGAGCCCTACCTGGTGGCCTCCTCGCTCGAGGCGGTCCTCGCCCAGCGCCTGGTGCGCCTGCTGTGCCCCCAGTGCAAGACGGCCGACACGCGACCCGAGACGCGCGCCTTCCGGACCCGGCTCGCCCTCCCGCAGGAGACGGTCCTCTACCACGCGGTCGGCTGCCCCGCCTGCCGCCAGACCGGCTATCACGGCCGCCGCGCCATCTTCGAGTGGATGGATATCGACTCGGAAATCCGCCAGCTGATCCTGCAGCAGGCCTCGACCGACCTCATCCGCGCCGCCGCCGCCCGCGCCGGCATGACGACGCTCGGCGAGGACGGCGCCCGCCTGGTGCGGGAGGGCGTCACCACCATCGAGGAGGTCCTCGGCGCCACGACCATGCCCGAGACGCCCGCGCCCGGCCCGAAGCCCGGCGCCACCACCTGA
- a CDS encoding GspH/FimT family protein: MPATRQNNPRRPGEGAFTLIELLLVLALLAIVTALAAPRMISFFRGRALNEEGRRLLALTHYAQSRAVAEGVPVVLWLDPATGTYGQNIQPGFTAHDDRASTFSLESSLTLEVPTGDAPPVSELGDELLGLPEGRPVIRFTPDGYFDYASVPRFVLRQGTETALQIAPAANRLAYEILPYAPTQP; the protein is encoded by the coding sequence ATGCCAGCTACACGGCAAAATAACCCCCGCCGACCCGGCGAGGGTGCGTTCACCCTCATCGAGCTCCTGCTGGTGCTGGCCCTCCTGGCGATCGTCACCGCCCTGGCCGCGCCGCGGATGATCTCGTTTTTCCGCGGCCGCGCGCTCAATGAGGAAGGCCGCCGCCTGCTCGCCCTGACCCACTACGCGCAAAGCCGCGCGGTGGCCGAGGGCGTGCCCGTCGTCCTGTGGCTCGATCCCGCCACCGGCACCTACGGCCAGAACATCCAGCCCGGCTTCACCGCACACGACGACCGCGCCTCGACCTTCTCGCTCGAATCCAGCCTCACCCTCGAGGTGCCCACCGGCGACGCGCCGCCCGTCTCGGAACTGGGCGACGAGCTCCTCGGCCTGCCGGAGGGCCGGCCCGTGATCCGCTTCACGCCCGACGGTTATTTCGACTACGCCAGCGTGCCGCGTTTTGTCCTGCGCCAGGGGACGGAGACCGCGCTGCAAATCGCGCCCGCCGCCAACCGGCTCGCTTACGAAATCCTGCCTTATGCGCCCACCCAGCCATAG
- a CDS encoding helix-hairpin-helix domain-containing protein, which produces MRSHPSSSRHPHGSILIIVLWICLGLVALTLYFANSMSSELRAADNRAMEIAARQAVAGAERYAAHVLTTYMSDGTVPPATSATAGFPYQAENLAVGDAHFWFIGRDPNLAPSTEPVFGLVDEASKLNLNTATRAMLEKLPNMTPDLAAAIVTWRSPAGTADTSGNTYASLTPPRLNKGAPFETVDELRLVYGATLDLLFGEDTNRNGALDANEDDGDQSPPHDNQDGQLQPGLLEYVTVYSAQPNTRPDGTRRVNIATPQTRTQLGPLLQRRLSADRSTAILNRIGNSNFDSVAAFFIASDMSDAEFAKIHTDLTATAGASSPGLVNVNTASATVLACIPGIDAATAAQIVAYRTAHPETLTTFVWLSGVIGDPAFRRAGPYITDQSYQFSADVAAVGGNGRGYCRERVVFDLSRGTPRIVNRQDLSSAGWALGASVRQTYSATQPSGTNS; this is translated from the coding sequence ATGAGGTCGCACCCGTCATCCTCCCGGCATCCGCACGGTTCGATCCTGATCATCGTGCTCTGGATCTGCCTCGGCCTCGTGGCGCTCACGCTCTACTTCGCCAACTCCATGAGCTCCGAGCTCCGGGCCGCGGACAACCGCGCCATGGAAATCGCCGCGCGACAGGCCGTCGCCGGCGCGGAGCGCTACGCCGCCCACGTCCTGACCACCTACATGAGCGACGGCACGGTGCCCCCCGCGACTTCCGCCACCGCGGGCTTCCCCTATCAGGCCGAGAACCTCGCCGTGGGCGACGCGCACTTCTGGTTCATCGGCCGCGACCCCAACCTCGCGCCCTCCACCGAGCCCGTTTTCGGCCTCGTGGACGAAGCCTCGAAGCTGAACCTCAATACCGCGACCCGCGCCATGCTGGAAAAGCTGCCCAACATGACGCCCGACCTGGCCGCGGCCATCGTCACCTGGCGCAGCCCGGCCGGCACCGCCGACACCTCCGGCAACACCTACGCGAGCCTCACGCCGCCCCGCCTCAACAAGGGCGCGCCCTTCGAAACCGTGGACGAGCTCCGCCTGGTCTACGGCGCCACGCTCGACCTCCTGTTCGGCGAGGACACCAACCGCAACGGCGCGCTCGACGCGAACGAGGACGACGGGGACCAGTCGCCGCCGCACGACAACCAAGACGGTCAGCTGCAACCCGGCCTGCTCGAGTATGTCACCGTCTACAGCGCCCAGCCCAACACGCGCCCCGACGGCACGCGCCGCGTCAACATCGCCACGCCGCAGACGCGCACCCAACTCGGGCCGCTCCTGCAGCGCCGGCTCAGCGCCGACCGCTCCACCGCCATCCTGAATCGCATCGGCAACAGCAATTTTGACAGTGTGGCGGCGTTTTTCATCGCCAGCGACATGAGCGACGCCGAGTTCGCCAAGATTCACACGGACCTGACCGCCACCGCCGGCGCCTCCTCGCCCGGCCTCGTCAACGTCAACACCGCCAGCGCCACGGTGCTCGCCTGCATCCCCGGCATCGACGCCGCCACCGCCGCCCAGATTGTGGCCTACCGCACGGCCCATCCGGAGACGCTCACCACCTTCGTCTGGCTCAGCGGGGTCATCGGCGACCCCGCCTTCCGCCGCGCCGGACCCTACATCACCGACCAGTCCTACCAGTTTTCCGCCGATGTCGCCGCCGTGGGCGGCAACGGGCGCGGCTATTGCCGCGAGCGCGTCGTGTTCGACCTCAGCCGCGGCACCCCGCGCATCGTCAACCGGCAGGACCTCAGCTCCGCCGGCTGGGCCCTCGGCGCCAGCGTCCGGCAGACCTACTCCGCCACCCAGCCTTCGGGCACCAACTCATGA
- the gspG gene encoding type II secretion system major pseudopilin GspG, translating into MNLAPASRRARLRSSRGFTLVELLTVLVILGILAALVLPKFSGRTEEARVTAAQTQIAAFGTALDSFEVDTGSYPRGQDGLTQLVVRPSDVTNWRGPYLKSDIPVDPWGHPYIYEYPGKVNPNGYDIRSAGPDGQVGTADDIVNASYTAK; encoded by the coding sequence ATGAACCTCGCCCCCGCCTCCCGCCGCGCCCGGCTGCGCTCCTCCCGCGGCTTCACCCTCGTCGAGCTCCTGACGGTCCTCGTCATCCTCGGCATCCTCGCCGCCCTCGTGCTGCCCAAGTTCAGCGGCCGCACCGAGGAGGCCCGCGTCACCGCGGCGCAGACCCAGATCGCCGCCTTCGGCACCGCGCTGGACTCCTTCGAGGTCGACACCGGCAGCTACCCGCGCGGCCAGGACGGCCTCACGCAGCTCGTCGTGCGGCCCTCTGACGTCACCAACTGGCGCGGGCCCTACCTGAAGAGCGACATCCCCGTCGACCCGTGGGGCCATCCCTACATCTATGAGTATCCCGGCAAGGTGAACCCCAACGGTTACGACATCCGCTCCGCCGGCCCCGACGGCCAGGTCGGCACGGCCGACGACATCGTCAATGCCAGCTACACGGCAAAATAA
- a CDS encoding class I SAM-dependent methyltransferase yields MVLNGFKRLLGDASWAEGRKSSAWLVGLTTFGILVLELALIRWTSGQVRVFAYVNNIVLIAAFLGMGLGVALGKRYPGLVHGVLPALLLVALPVASAESLGLVHLTFPDQSITLWGAETVQADMATFVRNLAIFLTLLSGVGTIFVCAGAPLGYLFGRLPVLRAYSADLAGSLTGVLVFTALSWVEAGPVLWLALGVLPFLWLVRRWWAVPVAAVIVGLGWYSGQGAIFSPYNRIVLITDPLFLRLEVNRDFHQYLHDVSDARLVDARLTADDRSRLRNVRQLYDLPFILNPQKGTALVVGAGTGNDVQAALRNGYQNVTSVDIDAEIIAIGRRLHPEQPYSHPGVSTVVDDARSFFGKHDESYYDVVCYGLLDSHAMASAMSTLRLDNYVYTEEGIRAAWRHVAPGGHLSLSMACNSGQWFFDRLYWTITKATGRKPIPVYNSMHGGTVTFLVPTDGAQLSLPELAKHVVTLPSKTMAQTPTLSDDWPFLYLRPGVFPWGYLTVLAFILGVAVLTVRPVFGLGREGNAFDWVLFLMGAAFLLIETRGVTSLSLLFGSTWVVNSAVFGGILVMVLLANLAVERWQWRNPSPWFVALFAAVALLWWFPLDWLNTLPLLVRGVLGGLLTGLPVGLAGVIVPMLLSRSAQPAAALGSNLLGAVLGGCLEYYSMVGGLRSAALMALVLYLAAFLLLRRSAGGAKA; encoded by the coding sequence ATGGTTTTGAACGGATTCAAGCGCTTGCTTGGGGATGCGAGTTGGGCGGAGGGCAGGAAGTCCTCCGCCTGGCTGGTGGGCCTGACCACCTTTGGCATCCTCGTGCTGGAGCTGGCGCTGATCCGGTGGACCTCCGGGCAGGTGCGGGTTTTTGCGTATGTGAACAACATCGTGCTCATCGCGGCGTTTCTCGGCATGGGCCTGGGCGTGGCCTTGGGCAAACGGTATCCCGGGCTGGTGCATGGCGTGCTGCCGGCGCTGTTGCTGGTGGCGCTGCCCGTGGCGTCGGCGGAATCGCTGGGGCTCGTGCACCTGACCTTTCCCGACCAGAGCATCACCCTGTGGGGGGCCGAGACGGTGCAGGCGGACATGGCGACGTTTGTCCGCAACCTGGCGATATTCCTCACGCTGCTCTCCGGGGTGGGAACGATTTTCGTCTGTGCCGGTGCGCCGCTGGGGTATCTGTTCGGGCGTCTGCCCGTGCTGCGGGCCTACAGCGCGGACCTGGCCGGTTCGCTCACGGGCGTGCTGGTTTTCACGGCGCTCTCCTGGGTGGAGGCCGGTCCCGTGCTTTGGCTGGCCTTGGGCGTGCTGCCCTTCCTCTGGCTCGTGCGCCGCTGGTGGGCGGTGCCGGTGGCTGCGGTCATCGTCGGGCTCGGCTGGTATTCGGGGCAGGGCGCCATCTTTTCCCCTTACAACCGGATTGTCCTGATCACCGATCCGCTCTTCCTGCGGCTGGAGGTCAACCGGGATTTCCACCAATACCTGCATGATGTGTCGGACGCCCGCTTGGTCGACGCGCGGCTCACGGCCGACGATCGCAGCCGGCTGCGGAATGTCCGGCAACTCTACGACCTGCCCTTCATCCTGAATCCGCAGAAGGGCACGGCCCTGGTGGTGGGCGCGGGCACGGGCAACGATGTGCAGGCGGCCTTGCGGAACGGCTACCAGAACGTGACCAGCGTGGATATCGACGCCGAGATCATCGCGATCGGTCGGCGGCTGCATCCCGAACAGCCGTATAGTCACCCGGGGGTGAGCACGGTGGTGGACGATGCCCGGTCGTTTTTCGGCAAGCACGACGAGTCCTATTACGACGTGGTGTGCTATGGGTTGCTCGACTCCCACGCGATGGCGTCGGCAATGTCGACGCTGCGGCTGGACAACTACGTCTACACCGAGGAGGGCATCCGGGCGGCGTGGCGGCATGTGGCGCCGGGCGGCCACCTGTCCTTGTCGATGGCCTGCAATTCCGGGCAGTGGTTCTTCGACCGCCTCTACTGGACCATCACCAAGGCCACGGGCCGGAAGCCCATCCCGGTCTACAATTCCATGCACGGGGGCACGGTGACTTTCCTCGTGCCGACCGACGGGGCGCAACTTTCCCTGCCGGAACTGGCCAAGCACGTCGTGACCCTCCCGAGCAAGACCATGGCGCAAACGCCCACGCTGTCCGATGACTGGCCCTTTCTCTATCTGCGGCCCGGGGTTTTCCCGTGGGGTTACCTGACCGTGCTGGCGTTTATCCTCGGCGTCGCGGTGCTGACGGTGCGCCCGGTGTTCGGATTGGGGCGCGAAGGGAACGCCTTTGATTGGGTTCTCTTCCTGATGGGCGCGGCCTTCCTGCTGATCGAGACCCGCGGCGTCACGAGCCTTTCGTTGCTGTTCGGCTCCACCTGGGTGGTGAACTCCGCCGTCTTTGGCGGCATCCTGGTGATGGTGCTGCTCGCCAATCTCGCCGTCGAGCGCTGGCAGTGGCGCAATCCCTCGCCGTGGTTCGTGGCGCTGTTTGCCGCCGTGGCGCTGCTGTGGTGGTTTCCCCTCGACTGGCTCAACACGCTGCCGCTGCTCGTCCGCGGCGTGCTGGGCGGCCTGCTCACCGGCCTGCCGGTCGGGCTGGCCGGTGTGATCGTGCCGATGCTGCTGTCGCGCTCGGCGCAACCGGCGGCGGCGCTCGGCTCCAACCTGCTGGGCGCGGTGCTGGGCGGCTGCCTGGAATATTACTCGATGGTCGGCGGCCTCCGCTCGGCGGCGCTGATGGCGCTCGTGCTTTACCTGGCGGCCTTCCTTCTGCTGCGGCGGAGCGCCGGCGGTGCGAAGGCCTAG
- a CDS encoding type II secretion system protein GspJ codes for MTFRRSSSPRSPAAGFTLIEILLATLVGAIVLLVINGTFFGALRLSNTTEASIASGLELDRALGIVRRDLGGVMLPGNGLAGPLQTTLASSLSGGTYGDQVGASLFTNSGTIDGWNPFSEVQMVEYYLAPANDGTNRRNLLRVVTRNLLPVQTATTDVQTLLTGVADVTMDYYDGTAWTDSWDSTVTSTMPTAIRFQVTLARADPQQPAPAPIELLVPVLVTTNASQAAAASGETGT; via the coding sequence ATGACCTTCCGCCGTTCCTCGTCGCCGCGCTCCCCCGCCGCCGGCTTCACGCTGATCGAGATCCTGCTCGCCACGCTGGTGGGCGCGATCGTGCTGCTGGTCATCAACGGCACGTTCTTCGGCGCGCTGCGCCTCAGCAACACGACCGAGGCTAGCATCGCGTCGGGCCTGGAACTGGACCGCGCACTCGGCATCGTCCGGCGCGACCTCGGCGGCGTGATGCTGCCGGGCAACGGCCTCGCGGGTCCGCTCCAGACCACGCTGGCCAGCTCGCTGTCGGGCGGCACCTACGGGGACCAGGTGGGCGCCAGCCTCTTCACCAACTCCGGCACGATCGACGGCTGGAATCCGTTTTCCGAGGTTCAGATGGTGGAATACTACCTCGCCCCGGCCAACGACGGCACCAACCGCCGGAACCTGCTGCGCGTCGTGACGCGCAACCTCCTGCCCGTCCAGACGGCGACCACGGACGTGCAGACGCTCCTCACCGGGGTGGCGGACGTCACGATGGATTACTACGACGGCACCGCCTGGACCGACAGCTGGGATTCGACGGTCACCTCCACGATGCCCACCGCGATCCGGTTTCAGGTCACCCTGGCCCGCGCGGATCCGCAGCAACCCGCGCCCGCCCCCATCGAGCTTTTGGTGCCGGTCCTCGTGACCACCAACGCCAGTCAGGCCGCCGCCGCTTCCGGAGAAACCGGCACATGA
- a CDS encoding type II secretion system F family protein yields the protein MSRFSYKALQPDGVLTEGLLDASNRAEAMRQVEGLGFRPIRLTETANGNGAHAPAANGTPATAATTVPFWRLSSAGSSGRISARTLENFTRLLSSLLAAGVPFSRALVILHREATEPAAKAKWKEIHDLVVDGLPLSAAMARSPQIFPKVYVAMVEAGETGGFLDVVLAQIADFQAREKDLKGKVLTALLYPAILLVLSLGVLVFLLVFFIPRFQLIFKGFNATLPLLTQMIIAASDAVRSYGLFLGAAAAVVIFSLRTWFTSPAGRRAWEGFVLRVPRIGPLLAKFAMARFCRMLGTLLGAGVPVINALNVARRSIGNQILVDAVSTSIDRVKEGKPLGRSLAPNRVLFPGAVIEMITVAEESGRLDQELLRLATVTESDLDRQLKTVVAFLEPLMLFLIAAFIGTIFIGMVYPIFSLQDHIK from the coding sequence ATGTCCCGGTTCTCCTACAAAGCCCTGCAGCCCGACGGGGTCCTGACCGAGGGACTTCTCGACGCCAGCAACCGCGCCGAGGCGATGCGGCAGGTCGAGGGGCTCGGCTTCCGGCCCATCCGCCTGACGGAAACCGCCAACGGCAACGGCGCGCACGCTCCCGCCGCCAACGGCACGCCCGCGACGGCTGCGACCACGGTTCCGTTCTGGCGGCTGTCCTCGGCGGGAAGCTCCGGCCGCATCTCGGCCCGCACGCTGGAAAATTTCACTCGCCTTCTCTCCAGCCTGCTCGCGGCCGGCGTGCCTTTCAGCCGCGCGCTGGTGATCCTCCACCGCGAGGCCACCGAGCCGGCGGCGAAGGCCAAGTGGAAGGAGATCCACGACCTGGTGGTCGACGGCCTGCCGCTGTCCGCCGCGATGGCGCGCTCGCCGCAGATTTTCCCCAAGGTCTACGTGGCCATGGTCGAGGCGGGCGAGACCGGCGGCTTCCTCGACGTGGTGCTCGCGCAGATCGCCGATTTCCAGGCGCGGGAAAAGGACCTCAAGGGCAAGGTGCTGACCGCCCTGCTCTACCCGGCCATCCTGCTGGTGCTCTCGCTCGGGGTGCTCGTCTTCCTGCTGGTCTTCTTCATCCCGCGATTCCAGCTCATCTTCAAGGGCTTCAACGCCACCCTGCCGCTGCTCACGCAGATGATCATCGCCGCGAGCGACGCGGTCCGCAGCTACGGGCTGTTCCTCGGCGCGGCGGCGGCCGTTGTCATCTTTTCCCTGCGCACCTGGTTCACCTCGCCGGCCGGCCGCCGGGCGTGGGAGGGCTTCGTCCTCCGCGTGCCCCGGATCGGCCCGCTGCTCGCGAAATTCGCCATGGCCCGCTTCTGCCGCATGCTCGGCACGCTGCTCGGCGCCGGCGTCCCGGTGATCAATGCCCTCAATGTCGCCCGCCGCTCCATCGGCAACCAGATCCTCGTCGACGCCGTCTCCACGTCGATCGACCGCGTCAAGGAGGGCAAGCCGCTCGGCCGGAGCCTCGCGCCGAACCGCGTGCTGTTCCCCGGCGCGGTCATCGAGATGATCACCGTCGCCGAGGAGAGCGGGCGCCTCGACCAGGAGCTGCTGCGCCTCGCCACGGTCACCGAGTCCGACCTCGACCGGCAGCTCAAGACCGTCGTCGCCTTCCTCGAGCCGCTGATGCTGTTCCTGATCGCGGCCTTCATCGGCACGATCTTCATCGGCATGGTCTATCCCATTTTCTCCCTGCAGGATCACATCAAATGA
- a CDS encoding secretin N-terminal domain-containing protein, with the protein MKTSHLLPCLGLAALRVAAFAQDTTPASPAAQPRNEPAAALAQAGAPEPAGLRFNFRGAPLETVLNYMSDAAGYIIVLETPVRGTVDMWSSQAVSKDEALQLLNLALNKNGYTARVQGRNLIVSSKEDARKQNLPIHTGNDPAEIPQTAEMVMQIIPLRHIDAAAAARDLGTLLPGSATVTANADSNSLVVTDTQINVHHIVEIVAALDGSADSASTVRVFPLRNADPVEMAQLLTNLFATTTGMTPANNGIVNGLPFGGGGLARFFGGGGGGPGQGGGGNNGGNGNRNGATGGGRPTPVVAIADPRTFSVVVTASKTQMPAIAEMVAQLDTTSGRKQKVFVYTMANADVKQTEAILKNLFQSTNNRSSTSTQADPLGTRANNNSQTTATTPSLTIGNGNGNRNR; encoded by the coding sequence ATGAAAACCTCCCACCTTCTTCCCTGCCTCGGCCTCGCCGCACTGCGCGTGGCCGCGTTCGCGCAGGATACCACGCCCGCTTCGCCCGCGGCGCAGCCGCGGAACGAACCAGCCGCAGCCTTGGCGCAGGCTGGCGCGCCCGAGCCCGCGGGCCTGCGCTTCAATTTCCGCGGCGCCCCGCTGGAAACGGTGCTCAACTACATGAGCGACGCCGCCGGCTACATCATCGTGCTCGAGACCCCCGTGCGCGGCACGGTGGACATGTGGAGCTCGCAGGCCGTCTCGAAGGACGAGGCGCTGCAGCTGCTCAACCTGGCGCTCAACAAGAACGGCTACACCGCCCGCGTGCAGGGCCGCAACCTGATCGTCTCCTCCAAGGAGGACGCCCGGAAGCAGAACCTGCCCATCCACACCGGCAACGACCCCGCGGAGATCCCGCAGACCGCGGAGATGGTCATGCAGATCATCCCGTTGCGCCACATCGACGCCGCGGCGGCGGCGCGCGACCTCGGCACCCTGCTGCCGGGCTCCGCCACCGTGACGGCCAACGCGGACAGCAACTCACTCGTCGTCACCGACACCCAGATCAACGTCCACCACATCGTCGAGATCGTCGCCGCCCTGGACGGCTCGGCCGACAGCGCCTCCACCGTGCGCGTCTTCCCGCTGCGCAACGCCGACCCGGTGGAGATGGCCCAGCTGCTGACCAACCTCTTCGCCACCACCACAGGCATGACGCCGGCCAACAACGGCATCGTGAATGGCCTGCCCTTCGGCGGTGGCGGCCTCGCGCGGTTTTTTGGCGGCGGCGGTGGCGGTCCCGGCCAGGGTGGCGGGGGCAACAACGGCGGCAATGGGAACCGCAACGGCGCGACCGGCGGCGGCCGGCCCACCCCGGTGGTCGCCATCGCGGACCCGCGCACCTTTTCGGTCGTCGTCACGGCCTCGAAGACCCAGATGCCGGCCATCGCCGAGATGGTCGCCCAGCTCGACACCACCTCGGGCCGCAAGCAGAAGGTCTTCGTCTACACGATGGCCAACGCCGACGTGAAGCAGACCGAGGCCATCCTGAAGAATCTTTTCCAGAGCACGAACAACCGCAGCTCGACCTCGACGCAGGCCGACCCGCTGGGCACCCGCGCCAACAACAACAGCCAGACCACGGCCACGACCCCCTCTCTCACGATCGGCAATGGCAACGGAAACCGCAACCGCTGA
- a CDS encoding response regulator yields MKSKPTVLIIEDDPTTRKVFTGSMAMAGIPLHIASSPEEASGILAEQSIDVIVTDLMMPGYNGVDLIEAVRAAPHTQHIPILVFTSGGNLELMEQAAKAGADEICQKHNTPQAKLIEKILKLHEEAKP; encoded by the coding sequence ATGAAATCCAAGCCCACTGTCCTGATCATCGAAGACGACCCGACGACCCGCAAGGTCTTCACCGGGAGCATGGCGATGGCGGGCATCCCGCTGCATATCGCGAGCTCGCCCGAGGAGGCCTCCGGCATCCTGGCGGAGCAGTCGATCGACGTCATTGTCACCGACCTCATGATGCCGGGCTACAACGGGGTGGACCTGATCGAGGCCGTGCGGGCCGCGCCGCACACGCAGCACATTCCGATCCTGGTCTTCACCTCCGGCGGCAACCTGGAGCTGATGGAGCAGGCCGCGAAGGCCGGCGCCGACGAGATTTGCCAGAAGCACAACACCCCGCAGGCTAAGCTGATCGAGAAGATCCTGAAACTGCACGAGGAAGCGAAGCCATAG